In Dehalococcoidia bacterium, the genomic stretch ACACGGCGAGCAGGCTTGGACCCATGTCCGGGCCGCCCGGGCCGGGCCTCAGGGCGAGCACGCTGCTGTCCCACATCACTTGGGCACGGTGCAAGTAGCCGTTACGCGGCGTCGCGAATTCGCGGTAGATCTGCTTGATCAGGGGCAGGTCGTCCTTCAAGACTTCACGCCACGACCCGCGCGCCGCCGGTACCGTCGGGGCGAAGTTAATCCACCGCGGGTCGATGGTGTACTGGTTCCGCGACGACACGACGGAGTACCCGTACCGCTGGTAGATCGCCGCGACCGACGCGAGCAAGACGGCGAGCGGCTGCTCGTGCTGCTCGTAGCGCTTCTTGAAGTCATGCTCCATGATCTTGCGCAGGTGCCCGCGCCGCCGGAACTGCGGCAGCGTGCCTACGAACGTCACGCCGGCGGCAGGGGCGGGGGCGCCGTTAAGGCGCATGGTGAAGGGCCAGGCGGCGTACGTGGTCGTCAGCTCGCCGTCTTCAAATGCGCAGACGGACCAATCCGGCGGGATCGGCGACGGGTCGTTCGCAGCGTCCCACGGTTGCCCGTTGTAGTTGCCGAACACGATGCCAGGGACGCGTTGGAATGCAGCGCGCTCTTCTTCTCTGAAGGGACGAATCTCAAGTGCCATAGGGCGGGATTGTACCGTCCCGGTCCGGGTGGCGACAACGGAGTGTGGGTTCTCGCGCGGAGCTCCGCGCACGCCGGCGGCAGGGGGTGTCAGAGAGCGCCGGCGCTAATCATGCGCGCGTCGTTCGCGGGTCAGGCGGCGGGCGTACGGGGCACTATCCGTCGAAGGGCGCGGTTTCGCCTTCGGCGCGCTGTGGCGACTGGATCGGCGCCTCACATTCGATGCAGATGTGCGTGTCGATGGGGTTGCGCGAGTTGCAGGCGATGCAGCGCAGC encodes the following:
- a CDS encoding GNAT family N-acetyltransferase produces the protein MALEIRPFREEERAAFQRVPGIVFGNYNGQPWDAANDPSPIPPDWSVCAFEDGELTTTYAAWPFTMRLNGAPAPAAGVTFVGTLPQFRRRGHLRKIMEHDFKKRYEQHEQPLAVLLASVAAIYQRYGYSVVSSRNQYTIDPRWINFAPTVPAARGSWREVLKDDLPLIKQIYREFATPRNGYLHRAQVMWDSSVLALRPGPGGPDMGPSLLAVYEEDGEPKGYVAYSAKFYEEHADRAGPGQRLFVRDYAWLTPGAYRAMWEFFKTFDLVKRVIVGAAPADDPAFDIMLDPRELDTTRYDWMLGRIIDLERALPLRPYGEGRVVFQVRDEMCPWNADRWLLEAGPEGTAVSRTKESAQLTLDISALAQLVFGQVSPSLAVRFGRAEASPDAPLDRWDAMWRTKYAPFCPDGF